The following coding sequences lie in one Isoptericola variabilis 225 genomic window:
- a CDS encoding NAD(P)/FAD-dependent oxidoreductase, whose translation MQHDTSPARPAARPVPDSVVVVGAGLAGAQTVAALRAHGFDGRLTLLGAEGVPPYDRPPLSKELLTRPEPVWLSDDIGVDVASLADDLRLAEPATALASTPDAVVVTTASGGELRADAVVLAVGAEAVKPTGWDDAVVLHTADDAARLRAALRPGLRLVVVGAGWVGAEVAGVAAGAGADVTVVEAASAPLERQLGAGVGAHLAGWYADAGVRLLTGAPVAEVRDDVVRLADGRSLAADLVLAAVGARPASAWLAGSVPLDARGTVPAGPDGAVPGHPRVWAVGDVASRAHPVFGTVPGGHWSAALHDPDVTARAMLGLEPGPGHAPYVFSRQLGHDLALLGLPGTGPVAWRGEPGGPGPWAAFYLDGDERGEHGTGAADGVATVRAVLLVDSPREVGAVRRLMNRGEPLRLDLERATDPATRLRDAVADPAR comes from the coding sequence GTGCAGCACGACACCTCCCCCGCCCGCCCCGCGGCGCGCCCGGTCCCGGACTCCGTCGTGGTCGTCGGCGCCGGCCTGGCCGGGGCGCAGACCGTCGCCGCGCTGCGCGCGCACGGGTTCGACGGCCGCCTCACGCTGCTCGGCGCCGAGGGCGTGCCGCCCTACGACCGTCCGCCGCTGTCGAAGGAGCTGCTCACGCGTCCCGAGCCCGTGTGGCTCAGCGACGACATCGGCGTCGACGTCGCGTCGCTCGCCGACGACCTCCGGCTCGCCGAGCCCGCGACCGCGCTCGCGTCGACGCCGGACGCCGTCGTCGTGACCACCGCCTCGGGCGGCGAGCTGCGCGCGGACGCCGTCGTGCTCGCCGTCGGTGCCGAGGCCGTGAAGCCCACGGGCTGGGACGACGCGGTCGTCCTGCACACGGCGGACGACGCCGCACGGCTGCGCGCCGCCCTGCGCCCCGGTCTGCGGCTCGTGGTCGTGGGCGCGGGCTGGGTCGGCGCGGAGGTCGCCGGCGTCGCGGCCGGCGCCGGGGCCGACGTCACGGTCGTCGAGGCCGCCTCGGCGCCGCTCGAGCGCCAGCTCGGGGCCGGCGTCGGCGCGCACCTGGCCGGCTGGTACGCCGACGCCGGCGTCCGGCTGCTCACCGGCGCGCCCGTCGCCGAGGTGCGCGACGACGTCGTGCGGCTCGCGGACGGGCGCTCGCTCGCGGCCGACCTCGTGCTCGCCGCGGTCGGCGCACGGCCGGCGTCCGCCTGGCTCGCGGGCAGCGTCCCGCTCGACGCGCGCGGCACGGTGCCCGCGGGTCCCGACGGCGCGGTGCCCGGGCACCCGCGCGTCTGGGCCGTGGGCGACGTCGCCTCGCGCGCGCACCCCGTCTTCGGCACGGTCCCCGGAGGGCACTGGTCGGCCGCGCTCCACGACCCCGACGTCACCGCCCGCGCGATGCTCGGCCTCGAGCCCGGGCCGGGGCACGCGCCGTACGTGTTCTCGCGCCAGCTCGGGCACGACCTGGCGCTGCTCGGGCTCCCGGGCACCGGGCCCGTCGCCTGGCGCGGCGAGCCGGGCGGCCCGGGCCCGTGGGCGGCGTTCTACCTCGACGGGGACGAGCGGGGCGAGCACGGCACGGGCGCGGCCGACGGCGTCGCCACGGTCCGCGCCGTGCTGCTCGTCGACTCGCCGCGCGAGGTCGGTGCCGTGCGCCGGCTCATGAACCGCGGCGAGCCGCTGCGCCTGGACCTCGAGCGCGCCACCGACCCCGCGACGCGCCTCCGCGACGCCGTCGCCGACCCTGCGAGGTAG
- a CDS encoding MFS transporter, whose translation MREPLNGDVADARATRPLAALRAGLAYTLYRPLFRACLGLFVVINVAVNGMLVAVNLELVRTGTDPLHSGLLNAALGASMLTGAVLAPALVRRLRVGPIVVGALALVAAGAVAMTVVGTYAGYVAIFAAMVLLVPAANAALAGYAAAVTPPQMQGRFSSVMSLSGLAAGPLAPLAGSGLLAAAGVGVALGALAGLLVVTVVALTFVRSLWRIGRPDTWADDAIDA comes from the coding sequence GTGCGCGAGCCGCTCAACGGGGACGTCGCCGACGCGCGCGCCACGCGACCGCTCGCGGCCCTGCGTGCCGGGCTGGCCTACACGCTCTACCGGCCGCTGTTCCGCGCGTGCCTCGGGCTCTTCGTCGTGATCAACGTCGCCGTCAACGGCATGCTCGTGGCCGTCAACCTCGAGCTCGTGCGCACCGGTACGGACCCGCTGCACAGCGGTCTGCTCAACGCGGCGCTCGGCGCGTCGATGCTCACCGGCGCGGTGCTCGCACCGGCGCTCGTGCGGCGGTTGCGCGTCGGCCCGATCGTGGTGGGCGCGCTCGCGCTCGTCGCGGCGGGCGCCGTCGCGATGACCGTGGTGGGCACCTACGCCGGCTACGTGGCGATCTTCGCCGCCATGGTGCTCCTCGTGCCGGCAGCGAACGCGGCGCTCGCGGGCTACGCCGCCGCCGTCACGCCCCCGCAGATGCAGGGCCGGTTCTCCTCCGTGATGAGCCTGTCCGGGCTGGCGGCAGGACCGCTCGCGCCGCTGGCCGGCAGCGGGCTGCTCGCCGCGGCGGGCGTCGGGGTCGCGCTCGGGGCGCTCGCCGGGCTCCTCGTCGTCACCGTCGTCGCGCTGACGTTCGTCCGGTCGCTGTGGAGGATCGGTCGGCCGGACACCTGGGCCGACGACGCGATCGACGCGTGA
- a CDS encoding malate dehydrogenase — translation MTTPVNVTVTGAAGQIGYALLFRIASGAMLGPDTPVRLKLLEIPQAVKAAEGTAMELDDCAFPLLAGVDIYDDPTQGFAGTNVALLVGARPRGAGMERADLLEANGGIFAPQGKAINDGAADDVRVLVVGNPANTNALIAASNAPDVPKERFTAMTRLDHNRALSQVAKKAGVPVSEVRRVTIWGNHSASQYPDLFHAEVGGRPGADLAADTAWLTGEFIPTVAKRGAAIIEARGASSAASAANAAIDHVRDWVLGTPEGDWTSAGLWSTGAYGVPEGLVSSFPVTSSGGDWQLVEGLEIDDFSRARIDASVAELAEEREAVRSLGLV, via the coding sequence ATGACGACACCTGTGAACGTCACCGTCACCGGAGCCGCGGGCCAGATCGGGTACGCGCTGCTCTTCCGGATCGCCTCGGGCGCGATGCTCGGGCCCGACACCCCCGTGCGGCTCAAGCTCCTCGAGATCCCGCAGGCGGTCAAGGCCGCCGAGGGCACCGCGATGGAGCTCGATGACTGCGCGTTCCCGCTGCTGGCCGGCGTCGACATCTACGACGACCCGACGCAGGGGTTCGCCGGGACGAACGTCGCGCTGCTCGTCGGCGCCCGGCCGCGCGGCGCGGGCATGGAGCGCGCCGACCTGCTCGAGGCGAACGGCGGCATCTTCGCTCCGCAGGGCAAGGCCATCAACGACGGCGCGGCGGACGACGTGCGGGTCCTCGTGGTCGGCAACCCGGCGAACACCAACGCCCTCATCGCGGCGTCGAACGCCCCGGACGTGCCCAAGGAGCGGTTCACCGCGATGACGCGCCTCGACCACAACCGCGCGCTGTCGCAGGTCGCCAAGAAGGCCGGCGTGCCGGTGTCCGAGGTCCGCCGGGTGACCATCTGGGGCAACCACTCGGCCTCGCAGTACCCCGACCTGTTCCACGCCGAGGTCGGGGGCCGCCCGGGCGCGGACCTCGCCGCGGACACCGCGTGGCTCACCGGGGAGTTCATCCCCACGGTGGCGAAGCGGGGCGCCGCGATCATCGAGGCGCGCGGCGCGTCGTCGGCAGCGTCGGCTGCCAACGCCGCGATTGACCACGTGCGCGACTGGGTGCTCGGGACGCCCGAGGGCGACTGGACCAGTGCCGGCCTGTGGTCGACGGGCGCGTACGGCGTGCCGGAGGGCCTCGTGTCGTCCTTCCCGGTGACGTCCTCGGGCGGCGACTGGCAGCTCGTCGAAGGGCTCGAGATCGACGACTTCTCGCGGGCCCGGATCGACGCCAGCGTCGCCGAGCTCGCCGAGGAGCGTGAGGCGGTGCGCTCGCTCGGCCTGGTCTGA
- a CDS encoding DUF6350 family protein: MSTTGTTRSTRTVEPAPSGPRDPRRGERATAVTSGAWAAVQGVVLSFAVVCLLSVAAAVGTGADAGDLASAAGVATGLWLLGHGVPLAAGVGTVTVVPLGIGALALFTVYVAAKRSALPTLAAWVGATGLYAAVTTAAAVLTRGPDADPAVRAALGLLAGVLVGGAGAALGILAAPDGPAPALPARLEPHVPDVLRLGLRAGGVGVLAVLAAGAALTAVWVLAGRATSDDIVAGLEPGWLGGGVLAVAQLALLPNLVLWAVAWVAGPGFAVGHETQFAVSGTTAGPLPALPILGALPGPDWSSPYAVWLPAVVVGCGALAGWYAWRSLEPSLVRWADLAWVAGGVVVAPGAGVGLLEWWAGGAVGPGRLSVVGADPVLVGATVAAEVGVGAALVLAAAHLRTTRAAGPDEA; this comes from the coding sequence GTGAGCACCACCGGCACCACCCGCAGCACCCGCACCGTCGAGCCCGCCCCCTCCGGCCCGCGCGACCCTCGTCGCGGGGAGCGCGCGACGGCCGTCACGTCGGGGGCCTGGGCCGCGGTGCAGGGCGTCGTCCTGTCGTTCGCCGTGGTGTGCCTGCTCTCGGTCGCCGCGGCGGTGGGCACCGGTGCCGACGCGGGCGACCTCGCCTCGGCCGCGGGCGTCGCGACCGGCCTCTGGCTGCTCGGGCACGGGGTGCCGCTCGCGGCCGGCGTCGGCACGGTCACGGTGGTCCCGCTCGGCATCGGGGCGCTCGCGCTGTTCACGGTCTACGTCGCCGCCAAGCGCTCGGCGCTGCCGACGCTCGCCGCCTGGGTCGGCGCGACCGGCCTCTACGCCGCCGTGACCACGGCCGCGGCCGTCCTCACCCGCGGCCCGGACGCCGACCCGGCCGTGCGCGCCGCACTCGGGCTCCTCGCGGGCGTCCTGGTCGGGGGAGCGGGAGCCGCGCTCGGGATCCTCGCCGCGCCGGACGGCCCGGCGCCCGCCCTCCCGGCACGGCTCGAGCCGCACGTCCCCGACGTCCTGCGCCTCGGCCTGCGCGCCGGCGGCGTGGGCGTGCTGGCCGTGCTCGCGGCGGGCGCGGCGCTCACGGCCGTTTGGGTGCTCGCGGGCCGCGCGACGTCGGACGACATCGTCGCCGGGCTCGAGCCCGGCTGGCTCGGCGGAGGCGTCCTGGCCGTCGCCCAGCTCGCCCTGCTGCCCAACCTCGTGCTGTGGGCCGTCGCCTGGGTCGCCGGCCCGGGCTTCGCCGTCGGGCACGAGACGCAGTTCGCGGTGTCCGGCACGACGGCCGGGCCGCTGCCCGCGCTGCCGATCCTCGGGGCGCTGCCGGGACCCGACTGGTCGTCGCCGTACGCCGTCTGGCTCCCCGCCGTCGTCGTCGGCTGCGGGGCCCTCGCCGGCTGGTACGCGTGGCGCTCGCTCGAGCCGTCGCTCGTGCGGTGGGCCGACCTGGCCTGGGTCGCCGGTGGCGTCGTCGTCGCCCCCGGCGCCGGCGTCGGCCTGCTCGAGTGGTGGGCCGGGGGAGCGGTCGGGCCGGGGCGGCTCTCGGTCGTCGGCGCGGACCCGGTGCTCGTCGGCGCGACGGTCGCCGCCGAGGTGGGGGTCGGCGCCGCGCTCGTGCTGGCGGCCGCGCACCTGCGGACGACGCGAGCGGCCGGACCCGACGAGGCGTGA
- the purH gene encoding bifunctional phosphoribosylaminoimidazolecarboxamide formyltransferase/IMP cyclohydrolase → MSGAPSAPDVQLSDDTQRPVKRALLSVYDKTGLVDLATALHAAGVELVSTGSTAARIAEAGVPVTKVEDLTGFPECLEGRVKTLHPRVHAGILADTRKQDHLDQLAELEIETFELVVVNLYPFAATVASGAAPDAVVEQIDIGGPSMVRAAAKNHPSVAVVVDPARYDDVVAAVEAGGFTFAQRKRLAAAAFAHTAQYDVAVASWFASAYAPDDAARESGMPDVAGATWERADVLRYGENPHQKAALYTRTDSASGVANATQLHGKAMSYNNYVDADAAWRAAHDFDEPAVAIIKHANPCGIAVGADVAEAHAKAHATDPVSAFGGVIAANRVVTRAAAEQIAPVFTEVVVAPGFEPEALEVLQAKKNVRLLVVEGAPTAPVELRPVSGGLLIQEVDRFQAEGDDPASWTLAAGEPADEATLADLAFAWRAVRAAKSNAILLASGGAAVGIGMGQVNRVDSCRLAVERANTLAEGESGPVERARGAVAASDAFFPFADGLQVLLDAGVRAVVQPGGSIRDEEVVEAAKAAGVTMYLTGARHFAH, encoded by the coding sequence ATGTCCGGCGCCCCCTCCGCCCCCGACGTCCAGCTGTCCGACGACACGCAGCGCCCCGTGAAGCGGGCCCTGCTCAGCGTGTACGACAAGACCGGCCTGGTCGACCTGGCCACCGCGCTGCACGCGGCCGGCGTCGAGCTCGTCTCGACCGGCTCGACCGCGGCCCGCATCGCCGAGGCGGGCGTGCCCGTGACCAAGGTCGAGGACCTCACCGGCTTCCCCGAGTGCCTCGAGGGTCGCGTCAAGACGCTGCACCCGCGCGTGCACGCCGGGATCCTGGCCGACACCCGCAAGCAGGACCACCTCGACCAGCTCGCCGAGCTCGAGATCGAGACGTTCGAGCTCGTCGTCGTCAACCTCTACCCGTTCGCCGCGACCGTGGCCTCCGGCGCGGCGCCCGACGCCGTCGTCGAGCAGATCGACATCGGCGGGCCGTCGATGGTCCGGGCCGCCGCGAAGAACCACCCGAGCGTCGCGGTCGTCGTGGACCCGGCGCGCTACGACGACGTCGTCGCGGCCGTCGAGGCCGGCGGCTTCACCTTCGCGCAGCGCAAGCGGCTCGCGGCCGCCGCGTTCGCGCACACCGCGCAGTACGACGTCGCGGTCGCGTCGTGGTTCGCGAGCGCCTACGCGCCCGACGACGCGGCGCGCGAGAGCGGCATGCCCGACGTCGCGGGCGCCACCTGGGAGCGCGCCGACGTCCTGCGCTACGGCGAGAACCCGCACCAGAAGGCGGCCCTGTACACGCGCACGGACAGCGCCTCCGGCGTCGCGAACGCGACCCAGCTGCACGGCAAGGCCATGAGCTACAACAACTACGTCGACGCCGACGCGGCGTGGCGCGCCGCGCACGACTTCGACGAGCCGGCCGTCGCGATCATCAAGCACGCCAACCCGTGCGGCATCGCCGTCGGCGCCGACGTCGCCGAGGCGCACGCCAAGGCCCACGCGACCGACCCGGTCTCGGCGTTCGGTGGCGTCATCGCGGCGAACCGTGTCGTCACGCGCGCGGCGGCCGAGCAGATCGCCCCGGTCTTCACCGAGGTGGTCGTGGCGCCGGGCTTCGAGCCCGAGGCGCTCGAGGTGCTCCAGGCCAAGAAGAACGTCCGCCTGCTCGTCGTCGAGGGCGCCCCGACCGCGCCCGTCGAGCTGCGGCCCGTCTCGGGCGGCCTGCTCATCCAGGAGGTCGACCGGTTCCAGGCCGAGGGCGACGACCCGGCGTCGTGGACGCTCGCGGCCGGCGAGCCCGCCGACGAGGCGACGCTCGCCGATCTCGCGTTCGCGTGGCGCGCGGTGCGCGCGGCGAAGTCGAACGCGATCCTGCTCGCGTCGGGCGGGGCCGCCGTCGGCATCGGCATGGGGCAGGTCAACCGCGTCGACTCCTGCCGTCTCGCGGTCGAGCGGGCCAACACGCTCGCCGAGGGCGAGTCCGGACCGGTCGAGCGCGCGCGCGGCGCCGTCGCGGCGTCCGACGCGTTCTTCCCGTTCGCCGACGGCCTGCAGGTGCTGCTCGACGCCGGGGTGCGCGCCGTCGTGCAGCCGGGCGGCTCGATCCGCGACGAGGAGGTCGTCGAGGCCGCGAAGGCCGCCGGCGTGACGATGTACCTCACCGGGGCGCGGCACTTCGCCCACTGA
- the purN gene encoding phosphoribosylglycinamide formyltransferase, producing MQTPSGHPVESTTQARLVVLASGGGSNLAALLAAHDDPAYGARVVGVVSDKPEAGALRLARDAGVASVVVAPADFEDRAAWNVGMAEAVAVFRPDYVVLAGFMRILAPSFVDRFAGRIVNTHPALLPSFPGAHGVRDALAYGVKVTGCTVHVVDTGVDTGPIIAQAAVPVVDGDDEASLHERIKVAERALLVETVGRVAREGLRVDGRRAVVGR from the coding sequence GTGCAGACGCCCTCCGGTCACCCCGTCGAGTCCACCACGCAGGCCCGCCTGGTCGTCCTCGCCTCGGGCGGAGGGTCCAACCTCGCCGCGCTGCTCGCGGCGCACGACGACCCTGCCTACGGCGCGCGCGTGGTCGGCGTCGTCTCGGACAAGCCCGAAGCGGGCGCCCTGCGGCTCGCGCGCGACGCGGGGGTCGCGTCGGTCGTCGTGGCGCCCGCCGACTTCGAGGACCGGGCCGCGTGGAACGTCGGCATGGCCGAGGCGGTCGCGGTCTTCCGGCCGGACTACGTGGTGCTCGCGGGCTTCATGCGCATCCTCGCCCCGTCGTTCGTCGACCGGTTCGCCGGGCGGATCGTCAACACCCACCCGGCGCTGCTGCCCTCGTTCCCGGGCGCGCACGGCGTGCGCGACGCGCTCGCGTACGGCGTCAAGGTCACCGGGTGCACGGTGCACGTCGTCGACACCGGCGTCGACACCGGACCGATCATCGCCCAGGCGGCCGTGCCGGTCGTCGACGGCGACGACGAGGCCTCGCTCCACGAGCGGATCAAGGTCGCCGAGCGTGCGCTGCTGGTCGAGACCGTGGGCCGCGTCGCGCGCGAGGGCCTGCGCGTCGACGGCCGCCGCGCGGTCGTCGGGCGCTAG
- a CDS encoding ABC transporter ATP-binding protein, producing MVDDDTHAVGALVRRQPWGMGRTVIGSVPLWVVAGLTWWPAWVLFPVLGTATVLLVRPLLGEIARRKVVEERAWTDDAAAFEEAVAARDDLRTSLGQAFAVRRLAELSAAVHRTLDRVLVVETRMTRRAGLLLHALLGGVAVAGVALAAGGDLSVAGLVTLFLVTATFVGQIDQLARHLPDLQEGVGAAIRIRQLLEAEPEPAGGRPVPDGPLDIELRDLHFAYAGGTFALQGVSLHVPAGQTVALVGRTGSGKSTLASLLSRADVPRSDVEAAVAELRLQEWVDGLPDGLDTLLGPGGTSLSAGEEQLVAFARLLVRDVHVVVLDEATARMDPHTEARVGATSKRAALARADRVVVLDDGEVADVGAWRDLSGRWGHLAG from the coding sequence GTGGTCGACGACGACACCCACGCGGTCGGCGCGCTCGTCCGGCGGCAGCCGTGGGGCATGGGCCGCACGGTGATCGGCTCGGTGCCGCTGTGGGTGGTCGCGGGACTCACGTGGTGGCCCGCCTGGGTCCTGTTCCCCGTCCTCGGCACCGCGACGGTGCTGCTCGTGCGGCCGCTGCTCGGCGAGATCGCGCGGCGCAAGGTCGTCGAGGAGCGCGCCTGGACCGACGACGCCGCCGCGTTCGAGGAGGCCGTCGCCGCCCGCGACGACCTGCGCACGAGCCTCGGGCAGGCGTTCGCGGTGCGCCGCCTGGCCGAGCTGTCGGCGGCGGTCCACCGGACGCTCGACCGCGTCCTCGTCGTCGAGACGCGCATGACGCGCCGCGCGGGCCTGCTGCTGCACGCGCTGCTGGGCGGCGTCGCCGTCGCGGGCGTGGCGCTCGCGGCAGGCGGCGACCTGTCGGTGGCAGGCCTCGTCACGCTCTTCCTGGTGACGGCCACCTTCGTCGGTCAGATCGACCAGCTGGCCCGGCACCTGCCCGACCTCCAGGAGGGCGTGGGCGCGGCGATTCGCATCCGCCAGCTCCTCGAGGCGGAGCCGGAGCCCGCGGGCGGCCGACCGGTCCCCGACGGGCCGCTCGACATCGAACTGCGCGACCTGCACTTCGCGTACGCCGGGGGCACCTTCGCCCTGCAGGGCGTCTCGCTGCACGTGCCGGCCGGCCAGACGGTCGCGCTCGTGGGCCGCACGGGGTCGGGCAAGTCGACGCTCGCCTCGCTCCTGTCGCGCGCGGACGTGCCGCGCTCCGACGTCGAGGCCGCCGTCGCCGAGCTCCGGCTGCAGGAGTGGGTCGACGGGCTGCCTGACGGCCTCGACACGCTCCTCGGCCCGGGCGGGACCTCGCTGTCCGCGGGCGAGGAGCAGCTCGTCGCGTTCGCACGCCTGCTCGTGCGCGACGTCCATGTCGTCGTGCTCGACGAGGCCACCGCGCGCATGGACCCGCACACCGAGGCGCGCGTCGGCGCGACGTCCAAGCGTGCCGCGCTCGCGCGTGCCGACCGGGTGGTCGTGCTGGACGACGGCGAGGTGGCCGACGTCGGCGCCTGGCGGGACCTCTCGGGGCGGTGGGGGCACCTCGCGGGCTGA
- a CDS encoding septum formation family protein: protein MTLPPPSDPYAGWDAAPRAPFGPEPGPLPYATAPSTPSDGTGWVIAAIVLFWPLAIPAYLASQRSARALGAGDVVTAAREGRAARGFGVAAVVAAAVSLVLTVAVWSVLLVNVLGGGSWTADAWGLDALEEELGLDPEPGAGGVETDWLDVQVGDCFDGSSLTEESYGVPVVPCEEEHVSEVFAVTELPDGEWPGTAVVDERSYDYCVEEFTAFVGEPYDESSLYVWPATPTEESWAWGDRTVLCVVEPMQGTVTGTLEGFTTRD, encoded by the coding sequence ATGACGCTCCCCCCGCCCTCCGACCCGTACGCCGGCTGGGACGCCGCGCCCCGCGCGCCGTTCGGCCCCGAGCCGGGTCCGCTCCCGTACGCGACCGCGCCATCGACGCCGTCGGACGGGACCGGGTGGGTGATCGCCGCGATCGTCCTGTTCTGGCCGCTCGCGATCCCGGCGTACCTGGCGTCGCAACGGTCGGCGCGAGCGCTGGGCGCCGGCGACGTCGTCACGGCCGCGCGCGAGGGGCGGGCCGCCCGCGGGTTCGGCGTCGCGGCGGTCGTGGCCGCGGCGGTCTCGCTGGTGCTCACCGTCGCGGTGTGGTCCGTGCTGCTCGTGAACGTGCTCGGCGGCGGCTCGTGGACCGCCGACGCGTGGGGGCTCGACGCCCTCGAGGAGGAGCTCGGCCTCGACCCGGAGCCGGGTGCCGGCGGCGTGGAGACCGACTGGCTCGACGTGCAGGTCGGCGACTGCTTCGACGGGTCCAGCCTGACCGAGGAGTCGTACGGGGTGCCCGTGGTGCCGTGCGAGGAGGAGCACGTCTCGGAGGTCTTCGCCGTGACCGAGCTGCCCGACGGCGAGTGGCCGGGCACGGCGGTCGTCGACGAGCGCTCGTACGACTACTGCGTCGAGGAGTTCACCGCGTTCGTCGGCGAGCCGTACGACGAGTCGAGCCTCTACGTGTGGCCCGCGACGCCGACCGAGGAGAGCTGGGCGTGGGGCGACCGGACCGTCCTGTGCGTCGTCGAGCCCATGCAGGGCACCGTGACCGGGACGCTCGAGGGCTTCACGACGCGCGACTGA
- a CDS encoding aquaporin: MSQDTAAQSGTSVAVVEETTTTAPVYGLFTRLAAETFGTFALVLAIVSTWAFNALNNGSIVTVALAAGITLLAVTAALGHVSGAHVNPAVTLGLVLSGRAPWSDLLPYWLAQLVGAALAAVVLWSVIPSGYPALIGAADKAAVMQATANGYGDHSPLAVMATRVGAEGSFTVWSALLVEILLTAVLVGVVLGTTSRRSRVTYPAVAIGLTLTALHLVSWPMTNTSVNPARSFASAIFAGGWTWGQLWLFVVAPLVGAALAALFYRAFSPLPALPGEESEESDLAAGDEDVEETDVVVVSEERDAASDATVADGTADETARREPGDDQPGTPRA, translated from the coding sequence ATGTCCCAGGACACCGCCGCGCAGAGCGGCACGTCTGTCGCGGTCGTCGAGGAGACGACCACCACCGCACCCGTGTACGGCCTCTTCACCCGGCTGGCGGCCGAGACGTTCGGCACGTTCGCCCTCGTGCTCGCCATCGTCAGCACGTGGGCGTTCAACGCGCTCAACAACGGCTCGATCGTCACCGTCGCGCTGGCCGCCGGCATCACCCTGCTCGCGGTGACCGCGGCGCTCGGCCACGTCTCCGGCGCGCACGTCAACCCCGCCGTGACGCTCGGCCTCGTGCTGTCGGGCCGTGCCCCGTGGAGCGACCTGCTGCCGTACTGGCTCGCGCAGCTGGTCGGCGCGGCGCTCGCCGCGGTCGTCCTGTGGTCGGTCATCCCGTCGGGATACCCGGCGCTCATCGGCGCCGCCGACAAGGCGGCGGTCATGCAGGCCACGGCCAACGGCTACGGCGACCACTCGCCGCTCGCCGTCATGGCCACGCGCGTGGGCGCCGAGGGCTCGTTCACCGTGTGGTCGGCGCTCCTCGTCGAGATCCTGCTGACGGCCGTCCTCGTGGGCGTCGTCCTCGGCACCACGAGCCGCCGCTCGCGCGTCACGTACCCGGCCGTCGCGATCGGCCTCACGCTCACGGCCCTGCACCTCGTGTCGTGGCCCATGACCAACACGTCGGTCAACCCGGCCCGCTCCTTCGCGTCGGCGATCTTCGCCGGCGGCTGGACCTGGGGCCAGCTGTGGCTGTTCGTCGTCGCGCCGCTCGTCGGCGCCGCGCTCGCCGCGCTGTTCTACCGGGCGTTCTCGCCGCTGCCCGCCCTGCCCGGCGAGGAGTCCGAGGAGTCCGACCTCGCCGCCGGCGACGAGGACGTCGAGGAGACCGACGTCGTCGTGGTCTCCGAGGAGCGCGACGCCGCGAGCGACGCGACCGTCGCGGACGGGACCGCGGACGAGACGGCGCGCCGGGAGCCGGGCGACGACCAGCCCGGCACGCCGCGCGCCTGA
- a CDS encoding DUF3017 domain-containing protein, producing the protein MDPRAPQPDPASRPVTPPRPAWDAVVPAPPAERPARPSPVRAILLATAGILLAVVLGVTLSARAGALAVAATLAVAGTWRAVAPDGPPGLVVRSRGFDVLLCWGSAAMITFLAFTAPGVG; encoded by the coding sequence GTGGATCCCCGTGCCCCGCAGCCCGACCCGGCGTCGCGGCCCGTGACGCCCCCGCGGCCCGCGTGGGACGCGGTCGTGCCCGCGCCGCCCGCCGAACGCCCGGCACGGCCCAGCCCGGTCCGCGCGATCCTGCTGGCGACGGCCGGGATCCTCCTCGCGGTCGTGCTCGGCGTGACCCTGAGCGCCCGGGCAGGCGCGCTCGCCGTCGCGGCGACGCTCGCCGTCGCCGGGACGTGGCGCGCGGTCGCGCCCGACGGGCCTCCCGGACTGGTCGTGCGCAGCCGCGGCTTCGACGTCCTGCTCTGCTGGGGCTCGGCCGCGATGATCACGTTCCTCGCCTTCACCGCGCCGGGCGTCGGCTGA